The proteins below come from a single bacterium genomic window:
- the pstB gene encoding phosphate ABC transporter ATP-binding protein PstB encodes MNQAAAIAPEPNKVEVKSLNYFYGTEQALFGVDMAIADKQITAIIGPSGCGKSTLIKAINRIGEIANDIKIEGDVLLDGGSVYSKSVNLVELRRRVGMVFQKPNPFPKSIVENVLFGPKLHGVRDRGQLEEIVETSLKKAALWNEVKDKLSKSAMELSGGQQQRLCIARALAVDPEVLLMDEPCSALDPIGTSRIEETLEVLKSQYCIVIVTHNMQQAARVSQSTAFFMKGKIIEYDETQKIFTKPSEKLTEDYITGRFG; translated from the coding sequence ATGAACCAAGCCGCCGCCATCGCCCCCGAACCGAACAAGGTCGAGGTGAAATCGCTCAATTATTTCTACGGAACCGAGCAGGCTCTGTTCGGCGTCGACATGGCGATCGCCGACAAGCAAATCACCGCGATCATCGGCCCTTCCGGTTGCGGCAAATCGACCTTGATCAAGGCCATCAACCGGATCGGCGAGATTGCCAACGACATCAAGATCGAGGGCGACGTCCTCCTCGACGGCGGCAGCGTCTATTCCAAGTCGGTCAACTTGGTGGAGCTGCGTCGCCGGGTCGGGATGGTCTTCCAGAAGCCCAACCCCTTCCCCAAAAGCATCGTCGAGAACGTCCTCTTCGGTCCCAAGCTCCATGGCGTCCGCGACCGGGGCCAGCTCGAGGAGATCGTCGAAACCAGTCTCAAGAAGGCCGCGCTTTGGAACGAGGTCAAGGACAAGCTCAGCAAGAGCGCGATGGAGCTTTCCGGCGGTCAACAGCAGCGGCTCTGCATCGCCCGGGCCCTAGCCGTCGATCCCGAGGTCCTTTTGATGGACGAGCCCTGCTCGGCGCTGGATCCGATCGGCACCTCCCGGATCGAGGAAACCCTTGAGGTCCTGAAGAGCCAGTATTGCATCGTGATCGTCACCCACAACATGCAGCAAGCCGCCCGAGTTTCCCAGTCGACGGCTTTCTTCATGAAGGGTAAAATCATTGAATACGATGAAACCCAGAAGATCTTCACCAAGCCCTCGGAAAAACTGACCGAGGATTACATCACCGGGAGGTTCGGATAA
- the pstA gene encoding phosphate ABC transporter permease PstA, with translation MKNRGLVGIVFESLCRACALLVAGVVLFILGFIFTKGIGTISWEFLTTAPSDGMTHGGIFPAIFGTIAITLLMIIMALPLGVSAAVYLNEYAHQGRSARFIRAAINNLAGVPSIVFGLFGVGFFVLFVGRNLDKVLQTGLLFGQPALLWAAATLAVLVLPVIIVSTEEALKAVPKSHREAAYGLGATRWQVIRRVVLPQALPGILTGAILSISRGAGETAPILFTGAAYFLPKLPVTKLFGVIPMVNPLDQFMELAYHIFIMATQSTNVTLTRPIQYATALVLLTITFTLNLSAILLRIRFRRKLRRG, from the coding sequence GTGAAGAACCGCGGGCTGGTTGGAATTGTCTTCGAGAGTCTCTGTCGGGCCTGCGCCTTGTTGGTCGCCGGCGTCGTCCTCTTCATCCTCGGCTTCATTTTCACCAAGGGCATCGGCACGATTTCCTGGGAGTTTTTGACCACCGCGCCCAGCGACGGCATGACCCACGGCGGGATCTTTCCGGCCATCTTCGGCACTATCGCGATCACCCTGCTGATGATCATCATGGCCCTGCCGCTCGGCGTCTCGGCGGCGGTCTACCTCAACGAATATGCCCACCAAGGCCGTTCGGCCCGTTTCATCCGGGCGGCGATCAATAATTTGGCCGGGGTGCCTTCGATCGTCTTCGGCCTTTTCGGCGTCGGCTTCTTCGTGCTTTTCGTCGGCCGCAACCTCGACAAGGTCCTCCAGACCGGCCTGCTCTTCGGCCAGCCGGCCCTGCTTTGGGCCGCCGCCACTTTGGCGGTCCTGGTCCTGCCGGTCATCATCGTTTCGACCGAGGAGGCCCTCAAGGCCGTGCCCAAGAGCCACCGCGAGGCGGCTTATGGACTGGGCGCGACGCGCTGGCAGGTGATCCGTCGAGTGGTGTTGCCGCAGGCTTTGCCCGGCATCCTGACCGGCGCCATTCTGAGCATCAGCCGGGGGGCCGGTGAGACCGCGCCGATCCTGTTCACCGGCGCCGCCTATTTCCTGCCCAAGCTTCCGGTCACCAAGCTTTTCGGCGTGATCCCGATGGTCAACCCGCTCGACCAGTTCATGGAGCTGGCCTATCACATCTTCATCATGGCCACCCAATCGACCAACGTGACCCTGACCCGGCCCATCCAGTACGCCACCGCCTTGGTGCTCTTAACCATTACTTTCACCTTGAATTTAAGCGCGATCCTGCTCAGGATCCGCTTTCGAAGAAAATTGCGCCGAGGATAA
- the pstC gene encoding phosphate ABC transporter permease subunit PstC: MEQTIEKTLVDSSDSMKGASVGRTRRRELRGFDWRQRLWEGLIQVFLAFNGYLAVILIGLIFFFLFKEGIQALATIKPIQWIGHKTLDFEGREIFAFIWQPVSSSPKYSLLPLLSGSFLVALPATLISTVIGIGCGIYLAELASHRVREVLKPIVELLAGIPTVVIGFLALSLLASVVQSLFHTTFRLNAFVGALGVSLVIIPVIASMTEDALRAVPNELREASYGLGATRWETLSKVIVPAGISGISASVLLGMGRALGETMIVLMATGNAALFTANIFSSVRTMTATIASELGAVAQGSEQYYALFFVGSVLFTLTFVINLVAEIVVERMRRRLKL, from the coding sequence ATGGAGCAAACGATAGAAAAGACCCTGGTGGACTCTTCCGATTCCATGAAAGGGGCCTCGGTGGGCCGGACCCGGCGTCGTGAGCTGCGTGGTTTCGACTGGCGGCAGCGTCTTTGGGAAGGCTTGATCCAGGTCTTCTTGGCGTTCAACGGCTATCTCGCCGTCATCCTCATCGGCCTCATCTTCTTCTTCCTGTTTAAGGAAGGCATCCAAGCCCTCGCTACCATCAAGCCGATCCAATGGATCGGCCACAAGACCCTCGATTTCGAGGGCCGCGAGATCTTCGCCTTCATTTGGCAGCCGGTGAGCAGCAGTCCCAAATATTCGCTTTTGCCCCTGCTTTCGGGCAGTTTCCTGGTCGCCTTGCCGGCCACCCTGATTTCGACTGTGATCGGGATCGGCTGCGGGATCTATTTGGCCGAACTGGCTTCCCATCGGGTCCGGGAGGTTTTGAAGCCGATCGTCGAGCTCTTGGCCGGCATTCCGACCGTGGTTATCGGTTTCCTGGCGCTGAGCCTCTTGGCCAGCGTCGTCCAGAGCCTTTTTCACACCACCTTCCGGCTCAATGCCTTTGTCGGCGCACTTGGGGTTTCGCTGGTCATCATCCCGGTCATCGCCAGCATGACCGAAGACGCCTTGCGAGCCGTTCCCAACGAGCTCCGTGAAGCGAGCTACGGACTGGGCGCGACTCGCTGGGAGACCTTGAGCAAGGTGATCGTCCCGGCCGGAATCTCCGGCATCTCGGCCTCGGTGCTGCTCGGCATGGGCCGGGCCCTGGGCGAGACCATGATCGTCTTGATGGCCACCGGCAACGCCGCTCTCTTTACCGCCAATATCTTCTCGAGCGTCCGCACCATGACCGCGACCATCGCCTCCGAGCTCGGCGCGGTGGCCCAGGGCAGCGAGCAGTACTACGCGCTCTTCTTCGTCGGTTCGGTCCTCTTCACCTTGACCTTTGTCATCAACCTCGTCGCCGAAATCGTCGTCGAGCGGATGCGGCGGAGGCTCAAGCTGTGA
- a CDS encoding PstS family phosphate ABC transporter substrate-binding protein, protein MISSQLKRNSWIFGIAACLLSLTACGEKKSAEAPPAAPSAPAAPAADANNITVKGSDTMVVLGQKWAEAYMKEKPGVTIQVTGGGSGTGIAALLNGTTNIANLSRAAKKEEIEKAKGQGRELKEIPVAFDGLAVVVNSANSLPQLTIQQLMGIYTGHFNNWKEVGGPDQKIIRYCRESNSGTYVFFKEHILGERDYAPDCQTMPGTGAVAEAVTRDPSGIGYGGVSYFEKRSELKVLPLKKDEASAAISPLTAEGKVNSLQIRNSEYPISRNLFVYVAGQQTPQVQAYIDWMLSDAGQKVVEEVGYVPLKDSQSAASAAPVK, encoded by the coding sequence GTGATTTCATCTCAGCTTAAAAGAAATTCGTGGATTTTTGGCATTGCGGCTTGCTTGCTTTCCCTGACAGCTTGTGGCGAAAAGAAAAGCGCCGAAGCTCCGCCGGCCGCGCCCTCGGCACCGGCAGCTCCGGCCGCCGACGCCAACAACATTACGGTCAAGGGTTCGGACACGATGGTCGTCCTCGGCCAGAAATGGGCCGAGGCCTACATGAAGGAAAAGCCCGGCGTGACCATCCAAGTCACCGGCGGCGGCAGCGGCACCGGCATCGCCGCTTTGCTCAATGGCACCACCAACATCGCCAACCTGAGTCGGGCCGCCAAGAAGGAAGAGATCGAGAAGGCCAAGGGCCAGGGCCGCGAGCTCAAGGAAATTCCGGTCGCCTTCGACGGCTTGGCGGTGGTGGTCAATTCGGCCAATTCCCTTCCCCAGCTGACCATTCAGCAATTGATGGGCATTTACACCGGCCACTTCAACAATTGGAAGGAAGTCGGCGGTCCCGACCAAAAGATCATTCGCTACTGCCGGGAATCGAACAGCGGCACCTACGTCTTCTTCAAGGAGCATATCCTGGGTGAGCGCGATTACGCCCCCGACTGCCAGACCATGCCCGGCACCGGCGCGGTGGCCGAGGCGGTCACCCGCGATCCCAGCGGCATCGGCTACGGCGGCGTTTCCTATTTTGAGAAGCGCTCGGAGCTGAAGGTCCTTCCGCTCAAGAAAGACGAAGCCTCGGCCGCGATCAGTCCCCTGACCGCCGAAGGCAAAGTCAATTCGCTCCAGATCCGCAACTCCGAGTATCCGATTTCGAGGAACCTTTTTGTCTATGTGGCCGGTCAGCAAACGCCCCAGGTCCAGGCTTACATCGACTGGATGCTCAGCGATGCCGGGCAGAAGGTGGTCGAAGAAGTGGGTTATGTCCCGCTCAAGGACAGCCAGTCGGCGGCGAGCGCCGCGCCCGTCAAGTAA
- a CDS encoding ATP-binding protein, translating to AFSKLTEDAVFRVAMPIDGIYKLLGRVRFFIWTVTVVLLALSWLFYFTLVRRTDEALLRFKKMVKGFEQGNYNQRFPVVRDDGVGEIGQSMNSLARELERKIRALAEERDRFKTILDAMQEGVIVLDAEGNISLFNPAMRQLFGLKDEDLGRPPIEVIRNADLQSIVEESLKGNPVANKEIRILRDGWEHYLLVQATGFWEESVAAMGAIVVLYDITNLRRLERVRRDFVANVSHELKTPLTSIRGYVEILQDSGSQLNEQSRNFLGIIETNTHRLGKLVEDLLRLSEIESQQFVLKPEIFRVQELFGEVLDLHDSLLKKKAMAVDVSIEPENLELYADRMALLHMLNNLVENAIKYGYPETTIQLQCRSAGETAVFRVQDRGIGIAGAHLERIFERFYRVDKSRSKQEGSTGLGLAIVKHLVQLMGGEITVESLEEQGSTFIFRLPRAVASQAPESLAK from the coding sequence GCTGGCTTTTCTATTTCACCTTGGTGCGGCGAACCGACGAGGCGCTCCTTCGCTTCAAGAAAATGGTCAAGGGTTTCGAGCAGGGCAACTACAACCAGCGCTTTCCGGTGGTCCGCGACGACGGGGTCGGCGAAATCGGCCAATCGATGAATTCGCTGGCCCGAGAGCTGGAGCGAAAAATTCGGGCCTTGGCGGAGGAGCGCGATCGCTTCAAGACCATCCTCGACGCCATGCAGGAAGGTGTCATCGTCCTCGACGCCGAGGGCAACATCTCGCTCTTCAATCCGGCGATGCGCCAGCTTTTCGGCCTGAAGGACGAGGATTTGGGCCGGCCGCCGATCGAGGTGATCCGCAACGCCGACCTCCAATCGATCGTCGAGGAATCCTTGAAGGGAAATCCGGTCGCCAACAAGGAGATCCGGATTTTGCGTGACGGCTGGGAGCATTACTTGCTGGTTCAGGCCACCGGTTTTTGGGAGGAATCGGTGGCGGCAATGGGCGCCATCGTCGTTCTCTACGACATCACCAATCTACGCCGCTTGGAGCGGGTGCGGCGCGATTTCGTCGCCAACGTCTCCCACGAGCTGAAGACACCTTTGACCTCGATTCGGGGCTACGTCGAGATTCTCCAGGACAGCGGATCCCAGCTCAACGAGCAGAGCCGGAATTTCCTCGGCATCATCGAAACCAACACCCATCGATTGGGCAAGCTGGTCGAGGACCTTTTGCGCTTGAGCGAGATCGAGAGCCAGCAATTCGTCCTCAAGCCCGAGATTTTCCGAGTCCAGGAGCTCTTCGGTGAGGTCCTCGATCTCCACGATTCGCTGCTCAAGAAAAAGGCAATGGCCGTCGACGTCAGCATCGAGCCTGAGAACCTCGAGCTCTACGCGGATCGCATGGCCCTACTCCACATGCTCAACAACCTGGTGGAGAACGCGATCAAGTACGGCTACCCCGAAACCACCATCCAGCTGCAATGCCGGAGCGCGGGCGAGACCGCGGTTTTTCGCGTGCAAGATCGGGGGATTGGCATCGCCGGCGCCCATTTGGAGCGGATCTTCGAGCGCTTCTACCGGGTCGACAAATCGCGGAGCAAGCAAGAGGGCAGCACCGGCTTAGGGCTGGCCATCGTCAAGCACCTTGTCCAATTAATGGGCGGCGAGATCACCGTCGAAAGCCTCGAGGAACAGGGCAGCACTTTTATCTTCCGGCTGCCTCGGGCGGTGGCATCCCAGGCGCCGGAGTCGCTTGCCAAATAG